Below is a genomic region from Glaciihabitans sp. INWT7.
TCGGCGAGGGAGCGCACCGCTGCCAGGCTGTCGAAGTCCGCGACGAATGGGAATCCGCCCACCCGGTCGGCGACGGCCCGGGTGCGCTCGGCATTGCGACCGACTACCGCGACCGTCGCGCCCCTTGTCGACAGTTCGACCGCCGCAGCACGGCCGAGTCCCGAACTCGCTCCCGTGATCACGATGACCCTGCCACTGAGTTCCGCGCTGGCTCCGCTCATCGGTAGCCCCCTTTCTCTAGTCCTGCTTCTACTTCGAACCTGTTGAGTTCGGCGATTGGTCCCGCGGCGACATAGAGCGGGATAAACGTGAGGCCGTAGCGCCTCCATTGCGCCCGATGCACAGCTTCGTGCTGCAAGACGGTCGGGGAATCGTTGTCATGGGTGAGGTAGACGGCACCGATCGTCGTCCCACCGCGACCGAAGGCCCAGCGGGGGCAGCCCCGGGCGACAATCACTCCGCCCGACCGAGCAAGGCGACCCCGGCTGAGGATGCCGCCCCAGATGAAGCCGCACAGGCTCGCGAACCAGTACCCCGGGCGGGCGACGGGCGGGCTCAGCATCACGAACCGGAGTCCGGGCAGCACCGTGCCGAGATTGACTAGCCGCACCATGGCGCGCTGTATCGCTCGGGTCGTGGTGGGCATGATTCGTTTCTACACCCCTCGAGTGCCCCGCTCGGCCACCGCTCGGGCGGCACCCCTACAGTGTTCCTATGACCGCGGTGTACCCATGACCGACCCAGTGCACCGAGTGGCGCTCGTTTCTATGCACACCTCGCCTGCGGCGCTCGCGGGAAGCGGGGACTCCGGCGGCATGAATGTGTCGTTGCTCGCGACGGCGACGGAGTTGGCGGCACGCGGTGTCGAGGTCGACCTCATCACCCGGGCCACCGGCGAGGCCGCCGTCACCACCCTCGCCGACGGCGTCGTGCTCCACGAGCTGGCGGCCGGGGGCCGGAGAGTGATCGCGAAGGATCGGCTGGGGGAGGTCGCCGACGAGTTCGGCGAAGCGGTGGCGCAGCTCACCGGCCGCGCCGCGCCGCGCTACGACGTTATCCACGCCCACTATTGGCTCAGCGGGCTCGCCACGCTGCCTGTCGCACTCGAACTCGGACTGCCCTTCGTGCAGAGCTTCCACACCCTCGGGGCGATGAAGAATGCGAATCTCGCGCCCGGGCAGGCTCCAGAACCCGAGAGGAGACTGCTCACCGAGATGTATCTCGCGAACCAGGCGAGTGCGATCGTCGCGGGCTCGTCCGCCGAGGTGTCGTCCCTCATCGACATGGTGCGGGCACCCGCCGATCGGGTCTGGGTGATCCCGCCCGGCGTGGACGTCGAACTCTTCTCTCCGACGCGAGCGGATGCGGCGCACTCGCGGGTGCGCCGCGAACTCGGGATCGCCGATGGCAGCCCGATCATCGCCGTCGTGGGACGGGTTCAGCCGCTCAAAGACCAGGAACTCGCGATCCGCGTGCTTGCCGAGTTGCATGCGCTGCGCGACTCCGACGCGGTGCTCGTGGTCGCGGGGGAGGCGACTCCCGGCGACGACGACTACGCGGCATCCCTCCGGTCGACAGCTGCCGAACTCGGCGTGCTCGCGGCGGTGCGATTCGCCGGGGCGCTGTCACGAGAGCGCCTGGCCGATCTCCTCGCCACCGCCACTGTGACTCTCGTACCTTCGCATTCGGAGACCTTCGGCCTTGTGGCACTCGAATCTGCAGCCAGCGGCACTCCGGCGATCGCGTTCCGCGGGGGCGGACTGATCGAGTCGGTCTCGGCCGGGGTGTCCGGGCTGCTTATCGACTCCCGGGACCCCGGCACC
It encodes:
- a CDS encoding glycosyltransferase gives rise to the protein MHTSPAALAGSGDSGGMNVSLLATATELAARGVEVDLITRATGEAAVTTLADGVVLHELAAGGRRVIAKDRLGEVADEFGEAVAQLTGRAAPRYDVIHAHYWLSGLATLPVALELGLPFVQSFHTLGAMKNANLAPGQAPEPERRLLTEMYLANQASAIVAGSSAEVSSLIDMVRAPADRVWVIPPGVDVELFSPTRADAAHSRVRRELGIADGSPIIAVVGRVQPLKDQELAIRVLAELHALRDSDAVLVVAGEATPGDDDYAASLRSTAAELGVLAAVRFAGALSRERLADLLATATVTLVPSHSETFGLVALESAASGTPAIAFRGGGLIESVSAGVSGLLIDSRDPGTWAQATAALLDDGTDLERLSASARHYAEGFTWAATATALIGVYASLGRVGGSAQGRP